TGTCCCACCTGTCCTGGCCCAGTGCCAGCACTCACCTTGAAGTTGACTGGGTCCACACGCAGCTTGTGCGCATGCAGATCGCTCAGGAAGGACAGGGCATTAGGCAGGTCGTCCATGTTGGCTGCAGCAAGGGCCAGAGCATCAGCCACCTTCTTGCCTTGCTGCTGGAtctgggcagagccagggctcAGGTCAAAGTGGGCGAAGTAGGTCTTGGTGGTGGGGAAGGACATGAACATCCTGCAGTGAGAAAGTGGTGGGTGGGGGAAGTCAAGGAGGGTGGGGGCATAACAGGTAGGGTGCCAGCTGGTCACTGGGTGTTGTACCCGGGGACCTAGCAGGGCAGAGAAGAGCactcacggggctggggatgtggctcaagtggtagcacgcttgcctagcatgcatgaggcactgggtttgattctcagcaccacattgaaacaaaataaagatattgtgttcacctaaaaaaaattatatttaaaaaaaaaagaagagcactCGCCTGTCCAGGGCCTCTGGGCCATACGTGTCAACCTTGCCAATCTTCTCCCAAACAGCCTTGACATTGGTCTTGTCAGCAGGAGACAGCACCATGGTGATTTCTTTCTGAGTCCGTGTCAGAACCAGAAGCATGCTGGACCAACAGAACGCAGTGTTTTTTATGGCCCGGGTGTTTGGGACCCGCCCAGCCTAGCTACACTTATTGGCTGGCACCGGGTGAATGAGCAGCCAGGCCTGGCCAGCCGGGCCTCACCCACACAGGGACCTGCGGATCAGAGGTTCTTTTCCCCACTCTCTGCCTTTCCTTGGCAGCAGCCTGCCAATTGGGGTGGGTGGTTGCTGGCATTTGCTGTGCATGAGCTCAATGCCATCTCAGATGTCCAAGCATCCTAGCCAGGGGCTGGGCTCCTGTGAGCACTGGCAAAGGCCAGCCCACACCACCTCCCCTGATCCTAGGCTTTTCACAGGCTGGATGTGCATCATCTGAGCAGCATCCACACAGGGGTGAATTCTTCCAGGTGGTGAGTTGCCATGGTCACCAGCAGGCAGTGGTTCAGGAGCTGTGGAGAAAGTGCCATTAGTGGTGGTAGAGACTGTGGCAGTGGTAGAGACTGAAGGCCACAGACATCTACATCCTGTGAACCATGAGTTCTCTGTCCTGTGACAAGGCTGGCTGTGGCTGCCAGATCACGTCCTAGTGGTCACATTGAGATTGACCAGATCCACACACAGCTGGTGGACATGCACATCCCTCAGATCACTTAGGGCCAATTCCAGGTCATCTATGTGGCCTGTGTGTTAGTCAGCATTTTGGCCACCGTCTCACCTAGGCCTTGACCTGGGCAGAGCCATGGGATAGATCAaattggaggaagcaggtcttGGTGGTGGGAGGATCCTTAGCAACTTGTGGGTTGAAGCGGCATGTGAGTTGGGGTCAGAGAAGTGCAGCCAGCCAGTTAGGAGTTGGCGATGGGGCAGGCGTTGGACCTGAGGCTTGATGGGAGAAGGGTCCTCAATTCTCTAGGGTATGCACACCATGCTTGTACCATGGCTGCCAACCTTGTCCCAGACAGCTCTGAGTTGGCTTTGTCAGCAGGAGACAGTGCAATGTtgggttctctcttttttttggtactgaggattgcactcaggggcactcaaccactgagccacatccccagccctattttgtatttttatttagagacagggtcttgctaagttgcttaggactttgctcagttgctgagtAGATTTTgcacttgcgatcctcttgcctcagcctcccaagccatgtggattacaggtgtgcccttCTATGCTCCGCTAGAAGTCAGAGCTTTTATAGCCTAGTGAAGGGTCATGTCCCAGGGCTGAGTTCACTGGCTGGCAACCCCACTAGGAGGTGCCCATATGGGAGGGGCATAGGGGTGGGTGGGTCCTAGCTGTATTTCCATGCTACTTTAGAGACCTGGCTTTCTGCACTGCAACTTCACCCATCCTGTGATTCTTAGCATGAGTTCCTGAGACCCCTTCTAATCTCATAATGCACCTAGGTGTGGCCCAGACCCAGGGCACATTTGATGTACCTGTTTGGTGGGATGGGAAGGAGAAAGCAATCCTTTCCAGAACGGAATACCAGCTGCTTTCACACTAGACTTCCCCCGGGACCTAGAGCTTGACCATGGTGGGTCAAGTCCTCCAAGTTCCCTTCTCTTCCTGATTCTGGGCACTGAATTCTTGGGGGCCTAAACGGAGCCACAGCCAGGGCTCATCTTCCAGCATCCCTCTTCAGGCCTGGCACTGTGCAGCTTCATAGAGGGATCCTCAGCTTGGGAAACACTGCAAAGGCTGGACCCTAAGATTCTTGCCCTCCCTAAGTTGGCCAGGGAGTGTGGAGACCAGTCTTGGATGAGCACAAACCTTGGAAAGGCAAGCTGCAGAGTCTGAAATGCAGTGCTGGGGTGTAGGGTGTTCATGAGCCTGTTGGGCATAGACCCTGCATTATGATCTCAAAAATTATATCAAAGATCTAGTGAATCCATCTTATGCATGAGGCTCAGAGAGCTCAGGCAAGTGCAGATCACACAGCTTGTCAGTTCAAACCTGCACTGCCAAATTGTGGCCACTTCCACTCCTACCCCCATGCCATGAGATTCTCGGAGAGAGGGACTAAACTGGCGCAGGGCAAAGTCTGCCGCAGAGGGAGCCTCCAGTAGGGAGAAGAGGAGACATAAAGGAATAGAGATGCCGATGCCTGCTTGGGAGAGGGAAAGGCTTCAAGTCCACCGCCACCAGGGTGGTGGGAGTTGGGACATCAGGAGTGCAGACCCGCACCCACCAGGCGAAGCAAAACCATAATCTCTTGTCGGTTTGGGAAGGCAGGGAGAGTCGCAAATGCAGGTGCGACCTGAGGAGACCACACGGGATGCTGTGCTCCCAGTGCTGGGGTGCTCTGGGCCAAGACCTTCCCCAAACCACCCTGGGAGTGTCCTCTAGGCAAGGATGACCCCAGTGTCGACGCATCCCCCAGcgtctcccctcctcccctcctcccctccactaAGAATGCAGGACTCAGGTTGTTCCATTCTCATCTAATTTATTGGGGGTtgcgggggtggggagggctcAGGGACAAGGGAGGGGTCCCGGCGGCGGTGCTCAACGGTATTTCTCAGTGAGGATGGAGGACAAGATAGACAGGAACTTGTCCCAGGCGGCGTGGGTCTCAGCAGTAAATTCGGCAGGGAAGTGCGTGGCCAGGGTAACCAGCAGACAGTGGGACAGGAGCTGCGGGGGCCAGTGAAGCTCCGGTAGACGTAGGCGGGGCGTGCCCCTTCCAGGCCCCGCCCGCGCTTGGTCCCGCCCCCGTGGCCCGCCCAACCGGGACCCCAGACCCCTTGCCCACCTTGAAGTTGACCGGGTCCACGCGCAGGATGTAGGCGTGCAGCTCGCTCAGCTTGGTCAGGGCGCTGGCGATGTTGTCGATGTTCTTGACCGCATCGCCGATGGCGCCCACCACCTTGGAGCCGTGCGTGCGCAGCTGTGAGGACCCTGGGTGCAGGTCGAAGTGCGGGAAGTAGGTCTTGGTCTGCGGGAAGCTTGAGAACAGCCTGCCAAAAGGTCGGGGGGAGTGATTTGGGGAGGCGTCAAACTAGAGACTAACCAGTACTTGCAGTGGATCAAATCAGGGGTGCCCCCAAAATCAAAACTCAGGAAAATCACATTTTAACGCAGTGTTTTGAGAAATTAATACAAAACCATCCACATTGCTGAcacggtggcccatgcctgtaatcccagcagctcaggaggctgaggcaggaggatcatgagttcaaagccagcctcagcaacttaagtcctaagcaattttgtgagaccctgtttcaaaattatacatgaaaagggctggggatgtggctcagtgattaagtgtccctgggttcaatcccctgtaccaaaaataaaataaaacaaaaggtctATATTGCTGATTTTTCCCATTGCCCAGGATACAGTGTGGCAAGACACTGCCTCTCCCTCAGTgtccatcattcattcattcattcattcattcattcaacagatgtttGAGCTGCTGAGGACTGAGACAGCTCTGCCTtcagctcccacctcctcttcAACTGGCTGGCCCTAACCCCCTCCTCACTGCCACTCATCTTCATCTttgtcctccctccccctccctctccctctccctctccctctccctctccctctccctctccctctccccctccctctccctctccctctccctctccctctccctctccctctccctctccctctccctctccctcccctcccctcccctccccttttctctctctctctctctctctctctctctctctctctctctctctctctttctctctctttttagtgctggggattgaacctagggccttttgcaagcactttaccactgagacagtTCACACTGTCTCCTATTGACACTCCTAGTGACCCTTCCTCAGGAACTCGTGCTACCCACCCTTTCTCACTGACCTCTCCTTACCACCTCTCCCTGGCCTCTGACCTGGTCACTCAGGCCACCCTGTATGGTACTCACCTCTCCAGAGTCTCAGTGCCAATGATCTCAGATTGCATGGAGATCTTGTCCCAAATGGACATGATGATGGCCCTTTCGCTCTTGGTCAGAGACATGGCAATGAGGGTCGGTGGCTGTGCTGGAGCTGGGTGCACTTGGGAGTAGCCTAGTGATGCTTACTCCCCAGGGTCCCCTTATATGCACAGAGTCAGGGGCCCAGTCTGGCTGGGCTATTGgttgggagagggaaaggggttCTGGGGGTGGAGTCTGTTATCAGAGTGACAGTGGGCAGTCTGGGACTGTTGAGGGTGAGGGGCTATCAACTCCTACCCCCTGCTGACCTTAGAGGGGGCGGTGGCCATAGTCTGACTCAGAATCTAGGAGAGATAGGGGCCCAGCCATCCCAGGAGCTCATCCTGCATTTGAAGTTCAGTCCCGTACTGTCCTTATCCACTTCAGAATTGCAAACTGGGGCCCAGAATGCACCACCATGATGCCTGTACTAGCCTCTTCCCCCTTTGTCTCTGGTTTCTGTTTCTTCTAAGAAAACAAGGATCCTGTTAACCCAGCAATAAGGGAAACTGTTCTGGGTCTGTCTCAGGTGGAGAGTGTCTGTCTCAGGCAGCAAACCAAACCCATTCTCTGGCTCTCTTTAAAATGTAGAGACAGGGCTGGGGTAAAGTTCAGTGGGTAGCACATACTTAgaaagatcctgggttcaatccccagctcagAAACTAAAGACAGATggccaataagtacatgaaaagatgctcaacatcaacAGTTATGAGGAACATGTAAACCAAAATCACAAAGACCACATCACACCTGCTAGGATGATCATAATTGAAAAGGCAAGTGTTGGGgtcagctcagtgggagagcacctgCATTGtgtgtgcagggccctgggttccatctgcagCAAGCAGaagataaatacttaaaaatttaaaaaatgaaataagttctGGGCAGGATGTGAAGAAATCGGAATTCTTCCTGGCCTTTCTTACATTTCATACTGTCCCACCATCTCCTTGAAGGGTCCTACCTACCAGAGGTGTACCCGACCACGCATTCCCTTACATTTGCTTGTTAACTGTCCTGGCAAGTGCTGCTGACTACAGATGGCCCAGGATGCTCACCTGGAGTGTCTCAGCCTGGCAGCTGGACCCCCATGGGCACTTGGGCCTATGTAAGGCTGCAGGTGAGGTTTTACTCCTAGAGAGGAGGAAGATGCCAAGGTTTGATATGAAGTCTGATGGATAGATGGGCAGAGAGGACAGAATGAGTAAACTATACAGGGAGCTTCAGGTCAGCTGACGGAGATTCATGGAGCAGGGGAGACAAGTCTGGGGGGTAGGGGGGAAATTGGCTACTTGAGGGACAGTCACAGACAGTGCCCAGTGAGGTAACTGGGAGGGCCTCTCCACTGCAGTGTCTGAGGACTTGTGGCCAGGGTTGCTCTTCTCCCTCACAGAGGAGGTAATGATGGTGGATTCCAGGATCCTGCTTCCAAGGCAGCCCTCTGTCCTGCGGATGATGGCTGCCAACTACACTGACCCCTCGGCCTCCTCTCACCCTCCTGGGAGCATGTGCCCCTTCCCATCCTGAGTTCTCACAAGGACAGGACTCCCCAGCAGGCTATTTGTTTCTGAAACTTCCAAATTCTGCAAAGCATCATGGGcagatttccttttccttttcttttcattatgaaTATAGCACATGACAGTTTAAGTTTAATGAAGCTCACCTTCAACCCCAGCACTCCCCAAGAGTGATCTCTACCTTCGGCTTTCCTTTCTCTGGAAAATGGACCAGGGGGCTCCACtgttgagttatatccccagacattttttttattttgttttgtgacagggtctcaccaagttgcccaggctggctgcaaacttgcaatcctcctgcctcaggctctcgagctgctggtattataggtgtacTCCACTATGCCTGGCTTTAATAGCTTTTGAGCCACCCATATATGCATCTAAATCCTTCAGCCGtttctgtgtgtgcgtgtgtgtgtgcgtgcgcgtgcgCGATGCTTTGGCCATCATAAATGAAATGATACATTGTGCTCCcgcttttttggtactggggattgaacccaggggtgcttaaccactgagccacattcccagccctttttaatattttatttagagacagggtctcgctaaattgcttagggccttgctaagttgtggaggctggcaatgaactcccaattctcctgcctcagcctcccaacttgctgggattgcaggtgtgtgccatcgcaCCTGGCTATGTCCCCTTTTGCGTCTGTCCTTTCTTACCTACTAGCGTCTGTGATATTTACCAGGCACAGGGTAGTGATCTGTCTTCACTCCATTGTACTGTGAATGTGTCTTTGGGTTGCTTTTTCATCCTTGCACATGTGGCCTGGTACCCAGGTTCTCTGAGGTGTGTGCATAGGAGTGGAGTTG
The sequence above is drawn from the Urocitellus parryii isolate mUroPar1 chromosome 9, mUroPar1.hap1, whole genome shotgun sequence genome and encodes:
- the LOC113180472 gene encoding hemoglobin subunit alpha-like — its product is MVLSPADKTNVKAVWEKIGKVDTYGPEALDRMFMSFPTTKTYFAHFDLSPGSAQIQQQGKKVADALALAAANMDDLPNALSFLSDLHAHKLRVDPVNFKLLTHSLLVTLAANYPEEFNPAVHASLDKFLASVSTVLTSKYR
- the LOC113180482 gene encoding hemoglobin subunit zeta-like isoform X1; translation: MSLTKSERAIIMSIWDKISMQSEIIGTETLERLFSSFPQTKTYFPHFDLHPGSSQLRTHGSKVVGAIGDAVKNIDNIASALTKLSELHAYILRVDPVNFKLLSHCLLVTLATHFPAEFTAETHAAWDKFLSILSSILTEKYR
- the LOC113180482 gene encoding hemoglobin subunit zeta-like isoform X2 — translated: MWLKRLFSSFPQTKTYFPHFDLHPGSSQLRTHGSKVVGAIGDAVKNIDNIASALTKLSELHAYILRVDPVNFKLLSHCLLVTLATHFPAEFTAETHAAWDKFLSILSSILTEKYR